From a region of the Burkholderia sp. HI2500 genome:
- a CDS encoding replication initiation protein: MIASVPSSELRKHVGTVHVGGDLGLLGRKLSNVLLLNAYDNLLKKSVHEIPVGIMSEMLGFDSKNTSALKEALKKISTTPIEFDILHAAGDEEWGVTTLLSSANIRNGIVTYEYSSTLANKLANPEIYLLININVQKQFSGAYALALYENCLRFKRTGSTGWISVDIWRRLLGAEASTYDEFKHFNSEVIKKAVKEVNTVSNILITPEYERQNRRVAKIRFLVEDNPQRSMYDESDSEEQAAIRESETYRRLVKLGISGRLAVDWIQHDPDRATRTAQYVEQQIRNKKIKKNAGGYARTVFEGGGDIETVEVIEESARRAQKAVIDEAEAAADARSKLIATAIRGLSESERSEFVRQYAASGGAVGSYIEADGVFKNVLEKTAFTAWLAGRIGETLA, encoded by the coding sequence ATGATTGCCAGTGTGCCGTCGAGCGAGCTTCGCAAGCACGTCGGTACGGTGCATGTCGGAGGCGACCTTGGATTGCTAGGGCGGAAGTTGTCGAATGTCCTTTTGCTGAACGCCTACGACAATTTGCTGAAGAAGTCAGTGCATGAGATTCCCGTCGGGATCATGAGCGAGATGCTTGGGTTCGACAGCAAGAACACGTCGGCACTCAAAGAGGCTCTCAAGAAGATCTCCACCACTCCGATCGAGTTCGATATCTTGCACGCGGCAGGAGACGAGGAGTGGGGCGTTACAACGCTCCTGAGTTCGGCAAATATTCGGAACGGGATCGTCACGTACGAGTACAGCAGCACGCTTGCGAACAAACTGGCAAATCCAGAGATCTACCTGCTCATCAACATAAACGTTCAGAAGCAGTTCAGTGGCGCGTATGCTCTCGCTCTCTACGAGAATTGCTTGAGATTCAAACGCACAGGGTCGACAGGGTGGATATCAGTTGATATTTGGCGAAGGCTTCTCGGCGCTGAAGCGTCAACGTACGACGAATTCAAGCACTTCAATTCGGAAGTGATCAAAAAGGCCGTGAAGGAAGTGAACACGGTATCGAACATCCTCATCACACCGGAGTACGAACGACAGAATCGTCGCGTCGCCAAAATCCGTTTCCTGGTCGAGGACAATCCCCAGAGATCGATGTACGACGAGAGTGATAGCGAGGAGCAAGCAGCGATCCGCGAATCGGAGACATATCGTCGACTCGTGAAGCTCGGAATTTCGGGCCGACTCGCCGTCGACTGGATTCAGCATGATCCAGATCGGGCGACCAGGACGGCTCAGTATGTTGAGCAGCAGATTCGGAACAAGAAGATCAAAAAGAACGCCGGCGGATACGCGCGCACGGTATTCGAAGGTGGGGGGGACATCGAGACAGTAGAGGTAATTGAGGAATCCGCGCGGCGGGCGCAGAAGGCCGTGATCGACGAAGCGGAGGCGGCGGCAGATGCAAGGTCGAAGCTTATCGCAACCGCGATTCGTGGCCTGTCAGAGAGCGAGCGGAGCGAGTTCGTGCGTCAGTACGCCGCATCCGGAGGGGCGGTCGGGTCATATATCGAGGCTGACGGGGTGTTTAAGAACGTTCTCGAGAAAACGGCGTTCACTGCTTGGCTCGCAGGTAGGATCGGCGAGACGCTCGCTTAA
- a CDS encoding ParB/RepB/Spo0J family partition protein has protein sequence MATFKKKAVAVERVAAVEDAASLAPIVGDPRMAPPVATISQLRGGEVGSSQEPARYEIGQTYEVPVGKIKSNSVNPRAIYTASSVSEMAESLAARGQGQSASAYQDDAGDVVLIDGERRLRGARTAGLPTLRLEIRPKPASERELYEEARAANVERKDQSPLDDAIKWKELISRKIYPTQAALAKALRLGEDHVSRTLSLAQLPSKIVQAAAEYPELLSLKMLNAIREFWEVKGEEETLALISEAAKSGMGYRDVAARRKAAAKGTVKRPRSTREQLTFRGAKGEFKSFEEDGRIELKLKGLAPDVAVEISEKILALFPKE, from the coding sequence ATGGCTACTTTTAAGAAAAAAGCAGTAGCGGTCGAGCGAGTTGCGGCGGTGGAGGATGCCGCTTCGTTGGCTCCCATCGTGGGCGATCCGCGCATGGCGCCGCCGGTGGCAACTATCTCCCAGCTTCGGGGGGGCGAGGTTGGCTCGAGCCAAGAGCCTGCTAGATATGAAATCGGGCAAACGTATGAAGTCCCGGTTGGCAAAATTAAATCGAATTCTGTCAATCCAAGGGCCATCTATACAGCCTCTTCTGTATCTGAGATGGCGGAGTCGCTCGCGGCCCGGGGGCAGGGGCAGTCTGCGAGTGCGTATCAGGATGACGCGGGCGACGTCGTACTCATTGACGGAGAGAGGCGCCTTCGCGGGGCTCGAACGGCAGGTCTCCCTACGTTGCGGCTTGAGATTCGCCCCAAACCAGCAAGTGAGCGGGAACTGTATGAGGAAGCCCGCGCTGCGAACGTTGAGCGCAAGGATCAAAGCCCGCTCGATGACGCGATCAAATGGAAGGAATTGATATCGCGGAAGATCTATCCGACACAGGCGGCTCTGGCCAAAGCGCTAAGGCTCGGGGAAGATCATGTTAGCCGCACTTTGTCGCTCGCTCAACTGCCGAGCAAGATAGTTCAAGCCGCCGCGGAATATCCGGAACTTCTCTCTCTCAAAATGCTGAACGCAATTCGAGAATTCTGGGAAGTAAAAGGCGAGGAAGAGACCTTGGCCCTGATCTCTGAAGCTGCAAAAAGTGGCATGGGCTACCGCGATGTTGCCGCTCGACGTAAAGCGGCTGCAAAAGGGACCGTTAAGCGGCCTCGGTCGACTCGCGAACAGTTAACCTTCCGTGGCGCGAAGGGCGAGTTCAAGTCGTTTGAAGAGGACGGGCGGATCGAGTTGAAGCTGAAGGGCTTAGCCCCAGACGTGGCGGTGGAGATCAGCGAAAAGATCTTGGCGTTGTTTCCGAAAGAATAG